Proteins from a genomic interval of Trifolium pratense cultivar HEN17-A07 linkage group LG6, ARS_RC_1.1, whole genome shotgun sequence:
- the LOC123890235 gene encoding CDP-diacylglycerol--glycerol-3-phosphate 3-phosphatidyltransferase 1, chloroplastic-like, with translation MGSEINVRDLSISKNDRASMPSHSRLLTLPTILTLGRVASIPLLVATFYMDGWQGTAVTTSIFTAAAVTDWLDGYIARKMKLKSSFGAFLDPVADKLMVAATLILLCTRPLKVPSLAQVPWLLIVPSITIIGREITMSALREWAASQGSKVLEAVAVNNLGKWKTATQMTALTVLLATRDCSHGGPAILVGSGVLLLYIAAGLAIWSFVVYMRKIWKALLR, from the exons atggGTTCAGAGATCAATGTCCGTGACTTGTCCATCTCGAAGAATGATCGCGCTTCAATGCCTTCCCATTCCAGACTACTTACTTTGCCCACCATTTTGACTCTTGGCCGTGTCGCATCTATTCCTCTTCTTGTTGCCA ccTTCTACATGGATGGTTGGCAAGGAACAGCTGTTACCACAAGTATTTTCACTGCTGCAGCAGTTACAGATTGGCTTGATGGCTATATTGCTCGCAAG ATGAAACTAAAATCTTCATTTGGTGCTTTTTTAGATCCAGTAGCTGACAAG CTTATGGTTGCTGCCACGTTGATCTTATTATGTACTAGACCTTTGAAAGTTCCTTCATTGGCACAAGTGCCGTGGCTCTTGATTGTACCTTCAATCACCATAATTGGTAGAGAG ATAACCATGTCAGCTCTCAGAGAATGGGCTGCTTCCCAGGGTAGTAAAGTTTTAGAG gcTGTTGCGGTTAATAATTTGGGGAAATGGAAAACAGCAACACAGATGACAGCATTAACTGTTCTCCTTGCTACCCGTGACTGCAG TCATGGAGGACCTGCCATTTTGGTAGGCTCTGGTGTTTTATTGCTTTATATTGCGGCAGGGCTTGCCATATGGTCGTTTGTAGTATATATGAGGAAAATATGGAAGGCGTTACTGAGGTAA
- the LOC123888956 gene encoding transcription initiation factor IIA subunit 2 isoform X2, producing MWRKLFVAARGCVFQARMATFELYRRSTIGNCLTETLDEMVQNGTLSPELAIQVLVQFDKSMTEALETQVKSKVSIKPFALYYLNFPSLFKRVG from the exons ATGTGGAGGAAATTGTTTGTTGCTGCAAGAG GTTGCGTTTTTCAAGCTAGAATGGCGACGTTCGAACTTTATCGTAGGTCGACGATCGGAAACTGCCTCACTGAGACTTTGGATGAGATGGTTCAGAATGGAACTCTTAGTCCTGAGCTTGCGATTCAGGTTCTTGTTCAGTTCGATAAG TCTATGACTGAAGCTCTGGAAACACAAGTTAAGAGCAAGGTCTCTATCAAG CCTTTTGCTCTATACTATCTCAATTTTCCATCTCTTTTTAAGAGAGTGGGCTGA
- the LOC123888956 gene encoding transcription initiation factor IIA subunit 2 isoform X1, producing the protein MATFELYRRSTIGNCLTETLDEMVQNGTLSPELAIQVLVQFDKSMTEALETQVKSKVSIKGHLHTYRFCDNVWTFILQDALFKNEDSQENVGRVKIVACDSKLLSQ; encoded by the exons ATGGCGACGTTCGAACTTTATCGTAGGTCGACGATCGGAAACTGCCTCACTGAGACTTTGGATGAGATGGTTCAGAATGGAACTCTTAGTCCTGAGCTTGCGATTCAGGTTCTTGTTCAGTTCGATAAG TCTATGACTGAAGCTCTGGAAACACAAGTTAAGAGCAAGGTCTCTATCAAG GGACATCTCCATACATACAGATTTTGTGACAATGTTTGGACCTTCATCTTACAAGATGCTTTGTTTAAGAATGAAGACAGCCAAGAGAATGTTGGACGGGTTAAAATAGTTGCATGTGACTCGAAGTTGCTCAGTCAATAA